From a region of the Streptococcus ruminantium genome:
- a CDS encoding IS66 family transposase, translating to MDELMAIMKQQTSTIEQLTNELTLLREQVEYLRQKLYGKSSEKVVHQPGQLSLFGEESLPEEEADLPS from the coding sequence ATGGATGAGTTAATGGCAATTATGAAACAACAGACCTCAACGATTGAACAACTTACCAACGAGTTGACCCTCCTTCGTGAGCAGGTTGAATATCTGAGACAGAAACTCTACGGAAAATCATCCGAAAAGGTAGTGCATCAACCCGGTCAGCTGAGCTTGTTTGGTGAAGAAAGTCTCCCTGAAGAAGAAGCTGACTTACCCAGTTGA
- a CDS encoding amino acid ABC transporter ATP-binding protein: MLELRNLSKRFDNKQIFSNYDLLIPEGKIIAIVGQSGGGKTTLLRMLAGLESIDSGILIYNGQELPLDELGKRHLLGFVFQDFQLFPHLSVLENLVLSPMKTQNMSRSEAEDKARKLLDTLGLANHATSYPFSLSGGQKQRVALARAMMIDPEIIGYDEPTSALDPELRKEVEKLILENRATGITQIVVTHDMQFAENIADEIIKIEPKH, encoded by the coding sequence ATGTTAGAATTACGCAATCTATCAAAACGTTTTGATAATAAACAGATTTTCTCCAACTATGATTTGCTCATTCCAGAGGGGAAAATTATTGCCATTGTTGGTCAATCTGGCGGTGGGAAGACTACTCTTTTGCGGATGTTGGCAGGTTTAGAATCAATTGATTCGGGAATCTTGATTTATAATGGTCAGGAACTGCCACTTGATGAGTTAGGAAAGCGACATTTGCTGGGCTTTGTCTTCCAGGACTTCCAGCTTTTTCCACACTTATCCGTATTGGAAAATTTGGTTCTCTCTCCAATGAAAACGCAAAATATGTCGCGCTCGGAGGCGGAAGATAAGGCCCGTAAACTCTTGGATACCCTAGGTCTAGCAAATCATGCTACTTCCTATCCATTCTCATTATCAGGTGGACAGAAGCAGCGTGTAGCCTTGGCCCGTGCTATGATGATTGATCCTGAGATTATTGGCTATGACGAACCAACCTCAGCCTTGGATCCTGAATTGAGAAAAGAAGTTGAAAAATTGATTTTGGAGAATAGGGCGACAGGTATTACACAAATTGTGGTAACCCACGATATGCAGTTTGCTGAGAATATCGCAGATGAAATCATCAAGATTGAACCGAAACATTGA
- the glmS gene encoding glutamine--fructose-6-phosphate transaminase (isomerizing), whose product MCGIVGVVGNTNATDILLQGLEKLEYRGYDSAGIFVTGGEQSHLVKAVGRIAELSAKVGDKTEGKTGIGHTRWATHGKPTENNAHPHTSQTVSHVLVHNGVIENYAEIKEEYLTGHDLKGQTDTEIAVHLIGHFAEEGLSTLDAFKKALHIIQGSYAFALIDVTDADTIYVAKNKSPLLIGLGSGYNMVCSDAMAMIRETSEYMEIHDKELVIVKKDSVEVMDYEGNSIERGSYTAELDLSDIGKGTYPYYMLKEIDEQPTVMRKLISAYTNEAGQVTVDADIIKAVQEADRIYILAAGTSYHAGFAAKDFLEKLTDTPVELGISSEWGHNMPLLSKKPLFVMISQSGETADSRQVLVKANEMGIPSLTVTNVPGSTLSREATYTMLLHAGPEIAVASTKAYTAQIATLAILAKAVGDANGNAYAKEFDLVHELSIVAQSIEASLSEKDVIAEKVEKLLATTRNAFYIGRGSDYYVSMEASLKLKEISYIQCEGFAAGELKHGTISLIEEGVPVLALISNYPHLASHTRGNIQEVVARGANVLTIVDQAVAKEDDDIIVTTVHPFLSSIAMVVPTQLIAYYATLQRGLDVDKPRNLAKSVTVE is encoded by the coding sequence ATGTGTGGAATCGTTGGTGTTGTAGGAAATACAAATGCAACTGATATTTTGCTTCAAGGACTTGAAAAGCTAGAATACCGTGGTTATGACTCAGCAGGTATTTTTGTGACAGGAGGTGAACAGTCTCATTTGGTAAAGGCTGTTGGGCGTATTGCTGAACTATCAGCGAAAGTAGGAGATAAGACCGAAGGTAAAACCGGAATCGGTCACACTCGTTGGGCAACGCATGGTAAACCGACTGAAAACAACGCTCATCCACATACTTCTCAAACTGTTAGTCACGTTCTTGTTCATAATGGTGTGATTGAGAACTATGCAGAAATCAAGGAGGAGTACCTGACAGGTCACGACTTGAAAGGGCAAACCGATACAGAAATTGCTGTGCATTTAATTGGTCATTTTGCTGAGGAAGGGCTATCTACCTTGGATGCTTTCAAGAAAGCTCTTCATATCATTCAAGGCTCTTATGCATTCGCTCTGATTGATGTAACAGATGCTGATACAATCTATGTGGCTAAGAACAAGTCACCGCTTTTGATTGGTCTAGGTAGTGGTTACAACATGGTCTGTTCAGATGCTATGGCTATGATTCGTGAAACCAGTGAGTATATGGAAATCCATGATAAAGAACTGGTTATTGTGAAAAAAGATAGTGTTGAAGTGATGGACTATGAGGGAAATAGTATCGAACGTGGTAGCTACACTGCGGAACTGGATTTATCTGATATTGGTAAGGGAACTTATCCTTACTACATGCTAAAGGAAATTGATGAGCAACCAACTGTTATGCGTAAACTTATTAGCGCTTATACCAACGAAGCTGGTCAGGTAACAGTTGATGCGGATATTATCAAAGCAGTACAAGAAGCAGATCGTATTTATATCTTAGCTGCTGGAACGTCTTATCACGCAGGATTTGCCGCAAAAGATTTCTTGGAAAAATTGACGGATACTCCAGTAGAGTTGGGAATCTCATCTGAATGGGGTCACAATATGCCGCTTCTGAGCAAGAAACCTCTCTTTGTGATGATTAGTCAATCCGGTGAAACAGCAGATAGTCGTCAGGTTTTGGTGAAAGCCAATGAAATGGGAATCCCTAGTTTGACTGTGACGAATGTTCCCGGCTCAACACTTTCACGCGAGGCAACTTATACTATGCTGCTTCATGCAGGTCCCGAAATTGCAGTGGCTTCTACAAAAGCTTACACCGCTCAAATTGCTACTTTGGCAATCTTGGCTAAGGCTGTCGGTGATGCAAATGGCAATGCCTATGCTAAGGAATTTGATTTGGTGCATGAACTGTCTATCGTAGCTCAATCCATTGAGGCTAGTCTGTCGGAAAAAGATGTTATTGCTGAAAAGGTTGAGAAACTTTTGGCAACTACTCGCAATGCTTTTTATATCGGTCGTGGTAGCGACTACTACGTATCCATGGAAGCAAGTTTGAAGTTAAAAGAAATTTCCTATATCCAATGTGAAGGCTTTGCTGCCGGGGAGTTGAAGCACGGGACCATTTCGCTTATCGAGGAAGGAGTGCCAGTATTGGCTTTGATTTCAAACTATCCACATTTGGCTAGCCACACACGTGGAAATATTCAGGAAGTCGTGGCGCGTGGTGCCAATGTTTTGACAATTGTGGATCAAGCAGTAGCCAAAGAAGATGATGATATTATTGTTACGACTGTTCATCCATTCTTATCATCTATTGCCATGGTTGTGCCGACGCAGTTGATTGCATACTATGCAACGCTTCAACGTGGTCTGGATGTTGATAAGCCACGTAATCTGGCTAAGTCAGTAACGGTTGAATAA
- a CDS encoding amino acid ABC transporter permease, with product MDYVLEVLPSLLNGAVISLQVFFLVLILSLPLGAIFAFLMQVKFKPLQWLLHIYVLIMRGTPLLLQLIFVYYVLPSVGITFDRMPAVIIAFTFNYAAYFSEIFRGGIEAIPAGQYEAAKVLKFTPVQTIRYIVLPQVVKIVLPSVFNEVMTLVKDTSLVYALGVSDLLLASRTAANRDASLAPMFIAGAIYLLMIGAVTLVSKQVEKKFDYYR from the coding sequence ATGGATTATGTTTTGGAAGTTCTGCCCAGTCTATTAAATGGTGCAGTTATCTCCCTTCAGGTATTTTTTCTCGTATTGATTTTATCCTTGCCTTTGGGAGCCATTTTTGCCTTCTTGATGCAGGTTAAATTTAAGCCTTTACAGTGGTTGCTGCATATTTATGTATTGATTATGCGTGGGACACCTTTGCTTTTGCAACTGATCTTTGTTTATTATGTCTTGCCGAGCGTAGGAATTACGTTTGATCGGATGCCAGCGGTTATTATCGCTTTCACGTTTAATTACGCAGCATATTTTTCAGAAATTTTTCGTGGCGGGATTGAAGCCATTCCTGCTGGTCAGTACGAAGCAGCCAAGGTATTGAAATTTACACCTGTTCAGACCATTCGTTATATTGTTTTGCCACAGGTCGTTAAAATTGTTTTACCAAGCGTCTTTAATGAAGTGATGACCTTGGTTAAGGATACATCTTTGGTGTATGCTTTGGGAGTTAGTGATCTTTTGTTGGCTAGTCGCACAGCAGCTAACCGAGATGCTAGCTTGGCTCCTATGTTTATCGCAGGAGCCATCTACCTCCTGATGATTGGTGCTGTCACTCTTGTTTCTAAGCAAGTGGAAAAGAAATTTGATTACTATAGATAG
- a CDS encoding amino acid ABC transporter substrate-binding protein: MKKFFLGAAALVISLALVACGSTNSATKVDKWSTYESKKSITIGFDKTFVPMGFEQTDGSYTGFDIELATEVFKKYNISVKWQPIDWDLKETELNNGNIDLIWNGYSITDERKEKVLFTNPYMDNQQVLVAKKTSNISQVSDMKDKILGAQAGSSGYSVFESQPTILKNIVKNNDASQYATFNEALIDLKNNRIDGLLIDRVYANYYLKEEGILADHNIIDAGFKNEAFAVGARKSDTTLVDNINKAFAELYKEGKFQEISQKWFGEDVATATIKK, translated from the coding sequence ATGAAGAAATTTTTCCTTGGAGCTGCGGCTCTTGTGATTAGTCTGGCTCTTGTGGCCTGTGGATCAACTAATTCAGCAACTAAGGTTGATAAATGGTCGACTTATGAATCTAAAAAGTCTATTACGATTGGTTTTGATAAGACCTTCGTACCGATGGGATTTGAACAAACAGATGGCTCTTATACAGGCTTTGATATAGAGTTAGCAACGGAAGTATTTAAAAAATATAATATCAGTGTTAAATGGCAACCAATTGATTGGGACTTGAAAGAGACAGAATTGAACAATGGTAATATTGATTTGATTTGGAATGGTTATTCGATAACAGATGAGAGAAAAGAAAAAGTTCTCTTTACAAATCCTTATATGGATAATCAACAAGTCCTTGTAGCTAAGAAGACTTCCAATATTAGTCAAGTATCTGATATGAAAGATAAGATTTTAGGTGCTCAAGCAGGATCATCAGGTTATTCTGTTTTTGAATCACAACCAACCATTTTAAAGAACATTGTGAAAAACAATGATGCCAGCCAGTATGCGACTTTTAATGAAGCACTGATTGACTTGAAAAATAATCGTATTGATGGACTCCTGATTGATCGTGTGTATGCGAATTACTATTTGAAAGAAGAGGGGATTCTAGCAGATCACAACATTATTGATGCTGGCTTTAAAAATGAAGCTTTTGCAGTTGGCGCACGTAAATCTGATACAACTCTTGTAGATAATATCAATAAAGCATTCGCTGAACTATATAAGGAAGGCAAGTTCCAAGAAATCTCTCAAAAGTGGTTTGGAGAGGATGTGGCAACAGCCACAATAAAAAAATAA
- a CDS encoding PadR family transcriptional regulator: MYYPVSSVLIEFLILSIIEKQDSYGYEISQTIKIVADIKESTLYPILKKLGTAGYVTTYSQEYQGRKRKYYTITALGRGHIPFLQEEWKAYKEQIDGIIEGSIRK; this comes from the coding sequence ATGTACTATCCCGTATCATCAGTTTTAATCGAATTTTTGATACTCTCCATCATTGAAAAGCAGGATTCCTATGGATATGAGATTAGTCAGACCATCAAGATTGTTGCAGATATCAAGGAATCTACACTCTATCCCATTTTAAAAAAATTAGGAACTGCTGGTTATGTCACCACTTATTCGCAGGAATATCAAGGGCGAAAGCGGAAATACTACACTATTACTGCACTTGGACGTGGACACATTCCCTTTTTGCAAGAAGAATGGAAGGCTTACAAGGAGCAGATTGATGGTATTATAGAAGGGAGCATTAGAAAATGA
- the tnpB gene encoding IS66 family insertion sequence element accessory protein TnpB (TnpB, as the term is used for proteins encoded by IS66 family insertion elements, is considered an accessory protein, since TnpC, encoded by a neighboring gene, is a DDE family transposase.) codes for MTIRLSDLGQVYLVCGKTDMRQGIDSLAYLVKSQFNLDPFTGQVYLFCGGRKDRFKALYWDGQGFWLLYKRFENGKLTWPNNEEEVKALTSEQVDWLMKGFSISPNIKPTRSRDFY; via the coding sequence ATGACCATCCGACTCAGTGATTTAGGTCAAGTTTACTTGGTCTGTGGAAAAACAGATATGCGTCAAGGGATTGATTCCCTCGCCTACCTTGTCAAAAGTCAATTCAATCTAGATCCCTTCACAGGTCAGGTCTATCTCTTCTGCGGAGGTCGAAAAGACCGATTCAAAGCTCTTTACTGGGATGGACAAGGATTTTGGTTATTGTATAAACGTTTTGAAAATGGGAAATTGACTTGGCCAAACAATGAAGAGGAGGTTAAAGCCCTCACTTCCGAGCAGGTGGACTGGCTCATGAAAGGATTTTCGATAAGTCCTAACATAAAACCTACAAGAAGTCGTGATTTCTATTGA
- a CDS encoding DUF4097 family beta strand repeat-containing protein: MTRTQFLKELEVKLQPLSRKEYDEAMEYFTELFDEAGAENEDAILKDLGTPEEVAKELLSKLASTPTIIQREQSREKKSSFSQAKSDFDKEKKRIDLLDFKRLSIRFDTADLSILPTNEETAYLLCDEDSGVTIENQADLLTIRQSFNQKEIFSSNFTLKTLIQDITQQIFSDNHFQLYLPKNYQQKVLTVQLGNGDVNLENLAISGGTIQTGSGDILCKNCHLSQMNIGAGAGDIGLLSCQIDKGNLQIGSGDISLTNSQVKQLQIELASGDIDCTLSQLENLDIDCASGDMELTNCQFIGKTSLTNVSGDISFRDFHSNANTTSLYIETAFGDCDTNLTLSPNGRGFAYHAPQASAELHIQSQTGDIEIF, translated from the coding sequence ATGACACGCACACAATTTTTAAAAGAATTAGAAGTAAAGCTACAACCACTTTCAAGAAAAGAATACGATGAAGCGATGGAATATTTCACCGAACTTTTTGATGAAGCAGGAGCTGAAAATGAAGATGCTATCCTAAAGGATCTTGGTACACCAGAAGAAGTTGCCAAGGAATTATTGAGTAAACTTGCTTCTACTCCTACAATCATTCAGAGAGAGCAAAGCAGGGAGAAAAAATCAAGCTTTTCGCAAGCAAAGTCAGACTTTGATAAAGAGAAGAAGCGAATAGATTTATTAGACTTTAAGCGATTATCTATTAGGTTTGACACAGCAGATTTATCCATATTACCAACAAATGAAGAAACTGCCTACCTACTTTGTGATGAGGATAGTGGTGTAACGATAGAAAATCAAGCAGACCTGTTAACAATTCGACAATCTTTTAATCAAAAGGAAATTTTTTCATCTAACTTCACTTTAAAAACTCTTATACAAGATATCACTCAGCAAATCTTCTCAGACAATCATTTTCAATTATATCTTCCAAAAAATTACCAGCAAAAAGTACTCACTGTCCAACTTGGAAATGGCGATGTGAATCTGGAAAATTTAGCTATTTCAGGGGGAACAATCCAAACTGGTTCTGGAGATATTTTATGCAAAAACTGTCACCTTTCACAGATGAACATAGGTGCAGGCGCAGGTGACATAGGGCTTCTTTCTTGTCAAATCGATAAAGGAAATCTTCAAATTGGTAGTGGAGATATTAGCCTCACCAATAGTCAGGTGAAACAATTACAAATCGAGCTTGCCTCTGGTGATATTGACTGTACCCTTTCTCAGTTGGAAAACCTTGACATAGATTGCGCTAGTGGAGACATGGAGTTGACAAATTGCCAATTTATTGGAAAAACTTCCCTGACAAACGTATCTGGCGACATTTCTTTCCGTGATTTCCACAGTAATGCGAACACTACGTCGCTATATATCGAAACTGCCTTTGGTGATTGCGATACAAATCTAACTCTATCACCAAACGGGCGTGGTTTTGCTTATCACGCTCCGCAGGCAAGCGCTGAACTACATATTCAAAGTCAAACCGGTGATATTGAAATATTCTGA
- a CDS encoding cation diffusion facilitator family transporter produces the protein MKQQIHNLKLAERGAILSILAYFFLSGVKLTAGNLFHSAALTADAFNNISDIIGNIAVLIGLRIAQKPADTDHKFGHWKMEDLASLITSFIMFVVGFQVLYDTIQKLLTNTSVEIDIMGAIVGIFSALVMLAVYFYNHRLAKKVHSKALEAAAKDNLSDTITSIGTSIAIFAAALNFPIVDKITAIIITFFILKTAYDIFMESFFTLSDGFDEELLHKYEEDILKLPKVVSVKSQRGRTYGANIYLDIVLEMNPDLSVYESHEITEQVEQLLILKHGVFDVDIHVEPSELPHDEMYEHLYDKLFRLETEIQSHAKGYENLIDDQYLLIDDNGCYYNKEKMLAQHPVQTLYLSNYQMVSVSQKSKLVTFEIGNYVHTSLWRRHENWTVIFHQISKKQV, from the coding sequence ATGAAGCAACAAATCCATAATTTAAAGTTAGCCGAGCGTGGGGCTATCCTCTCTATTCTCGCCTACTTTTTTCTCTCTGGTGTGAAACTGACCGCAGGAAACCTCTTCCATTCTGCTGCTTTGACTGCTGATGCCTTCAACAATATTTCCGACATTATCGGCAATATTGCCGTACTTATCGGTCTGAGGATAGCTCAAAAGCCTGCTGATACTGATCATAAATTTGGCCACTGGAAAATGGAAGATCTGGCTAGTTTGATCACTTCTTTTATTATGTTTGTCGTTGGTTTTCAAGTTCTCTACGATACTATACAAAAATTGTTGACCAATACATCTGTCGAAATAGATATCATGGGGGCTATTGTTGGAATCTTTTCTGCTCTAGTCATGCTAGCTGTCTATTTTTACAACCATCGCTTAGCCAAGAAAGTACATTCCAAAGCGCTGGAGGCTGCTGCTAAGGATAACCTATCTGATACGATTACCTCTATCGGAACTTCCATTGCCATCTTTGCTGCTGCTCTAAATTTTCCAATCGTTGATAAGATTACTGCTATCATTATTACCTTCTTCATTTTAAAAACAGCTTACGATATTTTTATGGAAAGCTTCTTCACCTTGTCAGATGGCTTTGATGAGGAGCTTCTTCATAAATACGAAGAAGACATATTAAAATTACCTAAGGTTGTCTCTGTCAAATCACAGCGTGGACGAACTTACGGCGCCAATATCTATCTGGATATTGTCTTGGAAATGAATCCTGATCTATCCGTTTACGAGAGCCATGAAATTACCGAGCAAGTGGAACAACTCCTGATTCTCAAACATGGAGTTTTCGATGTGGATATTCACGTAGAACCCTCTGAACTTCCTCATGACGAAATGTACGAACATCTCTATGATAAACTCTTCCGCCTTGAAACCGAGATTCAATCACATGCCAAGGGGTACGAAAACCTGATTGATGACCAGTACCTTTTAATTGATGACAACGGTTGTTACTATAATAAAGAGAAAATGCTTGCGCAACATCCTGTTCAAACACTCTACCTATCCAACTACCAAATGGTATCTGTCAGTCAAAAGTCAAAACTGGTTACCTTTGAAATTGGCAACTATGTTCACACCTCTCTCTGGCGTCGTCATGAAAATTGGACCGTCATCTTCCATCAGATTTCTAAGAAACAAGTTTGA
- a CDS encoding AEC family transporter, translated as MAEILIRALGFLLVIALGYMLKLRKVVRREDAGIFSAIVMNVTLPCTILVSASSVQLGEGLLIPLLFGFAMNLVMDGIGYWEARGRGSRIQSIGFMQISGYNIGTFTLPFVQAFFPVSYLVPVLLFDTGNALMVLGGNYTLAVGLDSER; from the coding sequence ATGGCGGAGATTTTGATTCGAGCACTTGGTTTTTTACTAGTGATTGCTCTAGGATATATGCTAAAATTACGGAAAGTGGTGCGACGGGAAGATGCAGGAATTTTTTCGGCCATTGTGATGAATGTGACCTTACCCTGTACGATTTTGGTATCAGCTTCTTCAGTCCAACTGGGAGAAGGGTTACTTATTCCCTTGCTTTTTGGATTTGCTATGAATCTCGTGATGGATGGGATTGGTTACTGGGAGGCCCGTGGAAGAGGCAGTCGAATCCAGAGTATTGGCTTTATGCAGATTTCAGGTTATAATATCGGAACCTTTACTCTTCCCTTTGTACAGGCTTTTTTTCCAGTGAGTTATCTGGTACCTGTTTTACTGTTTGACACGGGGAATGCTCTTATGGTACTAGGAGGAAATTATACTCTAGCAGTTGGTCTTGATAGTGAACGGTAG
- the tnpC gene encoding IS66 family transposase, protein MKKVSLKKKLTYPVETETITNKRKKTKGVRQAIFSQFTPEIVHHELQGEDCLCPDCQGPLKEIGTTVQRQELIFIPAQLKRVDHIQHAYKCQACSQKNLSDKIVKAPLAHSLGSASIIAHTIHQKFNLKVPNYRQEEDWNKLGLPISRKEIANWHIRSSQYYFEPIYALLHEKLLEQPILHADETSYKVLECDRQLTYYWTFLSGKQEAQGITLYHHDKRRSGLVVQEVLGDYEGYVHCDMWSAYRKLAKAQLVGCWAHVRRKFFEATPKKADTTSLGAKGLAYCDQLFSLEREWEGLSAEERLYNRQAELTPLMDEFFDWCRKQAVLPGSKLGTALEYSLKYESTFRTILSDGNLVLSNNIAERAIKVLVMGCKNWLFSQSFEGAKSTAIILSLLETAKRHGLDSEKYMTYLLEHLPNEETLVKKEVLEAYLPWNETIQRNCK, encoded by the coding sequence GTGAAGAAAGTCTCCCTGAAGAAGAAGCTGACTTACCCAGTTGAGACAGAAACGATTACCAATAAACGCAAGAAAACTAAGGGAGTTCGTCAGGCTATTTTTAGTCAGTTCACTCCAGAGATAGTTCATCACGAATTACAGGGCGAAGACTGCCTTTGTCCAGACTGTCAGGGGCCGTTGAAGGAGATTGGCACAACGGTTCAACGTCAAGAGTTGATCTTTATTCCTGCGCAATTAAAACGGGTTGACCATATCCAACATGCCTATAAGTGTCAGGCATGTAGTCAGAAGAATCTCAGCGATAAGATTGTCAAGGCTCCTTTAGCCCATAGTTTAGGATCAGCCTCTATCATTGCTCATACGATTCATCAGAAATTTAATCTGAAAGTGCCGAATTATCGTCAGGAAGAGGATTGGAACAAGCTCGGCTTACCGATTAGTCGCAAGGAAATAGCCAACTGGCATATCAGGTCTAGCCAATATTATTTCGAGCCGATTTATGCCCTTCTACACGAGAAGTTGCTGGAGCAGCCCATTCTTCATGCGGACGAAACCTCTTACAAGGTCTTAGAATGTGATCGTCAGTTAACCTACTATTGGACCTTCTTATCTGGAAAACAGGAAGCGCAAGGGATTACCCTCTATCACCATGACAAGCGCCGAAGTGGTTTGGTTGTTCAGGAAGTTCTTGGGGATTATGAGGGTTATGTTCACTGTGACATGTGGAGTGCTTATCGCAAACTAGCCAAGGCTCAACTAGTTGGTTGCTGGGCACATGTGAGACGGAAATTCTTCGAGGCAACTCCCAAGAAGGCGGATACGACCTCTCTAGGCGCTAAGGGATTAGCTTATTGTGACCAATTGTTTAGCCTTGAAAGGGAATGGGAGGGATTATCAGCTGAGGAGCGATTGTACAACCGACAGGCAGAGTTGACTCCCTTGATGGATGAGTTCTTTGACTGGTGTCGCAAACAAGCTGTTTTGCCAGGGTCTAAATTGGGTACTGCTTTAGAATACAGCCTAAAATACGAATCCACCTTCAGAACCATTCTCTCGGACGGCAACTTAGTCCTGTCTAATAACATAGCTGAGCGAGCGATAAAGGTCTTAGTTATGGGATGTAAAAATTGGTTGTTCTCTCAGAGCTTTGAGGGCGCCAAGTCGACAGCTATCATTCTGAGTCTTTTGGAAACAGCCAAGAGACACGGCCTTGATTCAGAGAAATATATGACTTATCTTCTAGAACACTTGCCTAATGAGGAGACACTCGTAAAAAAGGAGGTGCTAGAGGCTTATTTACCGTGGAATGAAACCATTCAACGGAACTGTAAATAG